Within Raineyella sp. W15-4, the genomic segment GGGCGCGGATCAGCCGGCGAGGCACCGTCAGGTCCGCCTCGATCAGCGCGAACATGATGTGTCTGTGGCGGGCGGACTCCTGCCCGGCGGCCAGCGCGAGCCTCGCCCTGCTCATCCGCTCGACCCGGTAGCCGCGAGAGGTCGGCGCGCCGGCAGAGGTCGCCACTCCGGGAGCAGTGGGCGTTTCGCGCGTTCCGGTCATCGGTTCCCTCTCCCCTGCCGGCCCTTGTCGGGTGGACCCTGCCGGTCCTTGCTCGGTGGACGCCGACGCCAGACCCGGATCGGCTCCAGATGATAGGCCTCGGGCAGTTGCCACTGGCGCCACCGCGACAGCAGCATCAGGCCGGCGCCGGCCAGCGTGCCGACCGCCAGCCCCACAGTGGGGTGCCCGAGTCGGTCCAGCAGCACCAGCAGGCCGCTGGCCAGCAACGCCGGTGTCGCGTACAAGGTGTTGCCGCCGAAGACCGAGGGCACCTGGCGCAGGAGGATCTCGCGGACCGCTCCACCGCCCACCGCGGTCACCGCGCCGAGCAACACCGCCGGCAGCGCGCCGAGACCGACGGCCAGCGTCTTCGTCGCCCCCGCCACCGCCCAGGTGCCCAGCGCGAGGGCATCGACCCAGGGGAAGACCACGTTCCAGCTGCGTCCCTGGACCGGGATCAGGAAGGCGATCGCCGCGCCGACGAGGGCCGTGACGATGTAGGCGGGGTCAGTCAGGGCGATCGGAGTGCCC encodes:
- a CDS encoding trimeric intracellular cation channel family protein; this translates as MSDLSEAVIEASRFLDLTGVLSNAILGGVVARNERFDAIGFATLAIVSGLGGGLIRDTLLQKGTPIALTDPAYIVTALVGAAIAFLIPVQGRSWNVVFPWVDALALGTWAVAGATKTLAVGLGALPAVLLGAVTAVGGGAVREILLRQVPSVFGGNTLYATPALLASGLLVLLDRLGHPTVGLAVGTLAGAGLMLLSRWRQWQLPEAYHLEPIRVWRRRPPSKDRQGPPDKGRQGRGNR